In one window of Chitinophagales bacterium DNA:
- a CDS encoding nuclear transport factor 2 family protein — protein sequence MLKLISSINHPYSSLISIKIYQHIHSPYHSIILSLTTPKQVLQQWVDAFNRYDANALADLYHEDAINHQVNTDPLVGRAAIQAMFEQEFAQAEMVCIVENMFEDGDWAIMEWKDPKGLRGCGFFQIIEGKIRFQRGYWDRLSFLRQQGLPIPTH from the coding sequence ATGCTAAAATTAATATCATCCATAAATCATCCTTATTCTTCATTAATTTCAATTAAGATTTATCAACACATCCACTCACCCTATCATTCAATCATTCTATCATTGACTACTCCCAAACAAGTTTTACAACAATGGGTTGATGCATTCAACCGCTACGATGCGAATGCGTTGGCTGATTTGTATCATGAAGATGCCATCAATCATCAGGTGAATACAGATCCATTGGTGGGCAGGGCTGCTATTCAAGCCATGTTTGAACAGGAGTTTGCTCAGGCAGAAATGGTGTGCATCGTTGAAAACATGTTTGAGGATGGCGACTGGGCCATCATGGAATGGAAGGATCCTAAGGGCTTACGCGGTTGCGGCTTCTTTCAGATCATCGAAGGGAAGATTCGCTTTCAGCGAGGGTATTGGGATAGGCTGAGTTTTCTGCGCCAGCAGGGATTACCGATTCCAACGCATTAA
- a CDS encoding lipase family protein, with translation MRKYFVWILLFFVTTAQAQQLLKPGFDADEYADLLFMNFYMMNKTAYVGKDTTMLKGSYRKLYQSPEVGLYNRVELFKRSDGVGIISLRGTVMKTESWLENFHAAMIRANGSWQINDSTVFKYQLAADSNAYVHAGWMIGLAHLAPIVLQQMAQQPMKEWIIMGHSQGGALAFLMTSYLHYYFKQQQQSYHFKAYFSAAPKPGNQVYAYDLEHITRDGWGFRVVNSADWVPETPFTIQKVEDMNAVNPFANITNLLGNVPFFTRVGLNYAFNRMRKGTSKATRINRKYLGNLIYPQINITLPQLRKQEFVYSSQFMTAGTPVILMANKTYLDKYPFDGKNLFIHHMYQPYLDVLRIYYPAKK, from the coding sequence ATGCGTAAATATTTTGTTTGGATTCTACTCTTTTTTGTAACTACTGCACAAGCACAACAGCTGCTTAAGCCCGGCTTTGATGCAGATGAATATGCCGACCTGCTCTTCATGAATTTCTACATGATGAACAAAACTGCTTATGTGGGTAAAGACACCACTATGCTGAAAGGCAGTTACAGAAAATTGTATCAATCACCTGAAGTAGGATTATACAATCGAGTAGAGCTATTCAAGCGTAGTGATGGTGTAGGTATCATCAGCCTACGCGGCACAGTGATGAAAACCGAAAGCTGGTTAGAGAATTTTCATGCAGCCATGATTCGCGCCAATGGCAGTTGGCAAATCAATGATTCAACCGTATTTAAATACCAATTGGCAGCAGATAGCAATGCGTATGTGCATGCGGGCTGGATGATTGGTCTCGCGCATCTCGCACCCATCGTGTTACAACAAATGGCGCAACAACCCATGAAGGAGTGGATCATCATGGGGCATAGTCAGGGTGGCGCATTGGCATTTCTCATGACTTCTTATCTGCATTATTATTTTAAGCAGCAACAACAGTCCTATCATTTCAAAGCTTATTTCAGTGCAGCACCCAAACCGGGTAATCAAGTATATGCGTATGATCTGGAACACATCACCCGCGATGGTTGGGGTTTTCGTGTAGTGAATAGTGCCGACTGGGTGCCGGAAACACCATTCACGATTCAGAAAGTAGAAGACATGAATGCAGTGAATCCTTTTGCCAATATCACCAACCTGCTGGGTAATGTACCTTTCTTTACGCGTGTAGGATTGAACTATGCGTTCAACAGAATGCGCAAAGGCACTTCCAAAGCCACACGTATTAACAGAAAGTATCTGGGTAATTTGATTTATCCGCAGATCAACATAACCCTGCCGCAATTGCGTAAGCAGGAGTTTGTGTACAGCTCGCAATTCATGACAGCCGGCACGCCGGTGATTTTGATGGCGAACAAAACCTATTTAGATAAATATCCTTTTGATGGAAAGAATCTATTCATCCATCACATGTATCAACCATATCTGGATGTATTACGCATCTATTATCCTGCAAAAAAATAA
- a CDS encoding DUF4136 domain-containing protein produces the protein MKKQFTWITGLFSLIFLLSSCGTIAKVQKDETANIASIQTYAWAEKNHEQQKGISDLTDRNIKHSINNKLQEMGLREVKSNPDVLVTYDVLLQKEQRQDQNAMYSQPFTNWVYSPFNRRWVPIFYPSQFMGYQQVNRTVNEGTLTISLIDASTDKTIWQGWASDEVNSKKITDKDVQPVVNAIIKKLEKEKAGK, from the coding sequence ATGAAAAAGCAATTCACATGGATCACAGGATTATTTAGTCTGATATTTTTACTTAGCAGTTGTGGCACTATTGCCAAAGTGCAGAAAGATGAAACCGCCAATATCGCTTCTATACAAACTTATGCATGGGCAGAAAAAAATCACGAACAACAAAAGGGTATCAGTGATTTAACAGATAGAAATATCAAACACTCTATCAATAATAAATTGCAAGAGATGGGTTTGCGGGAAGTGAAGTCGAACCCAGATGTATTGGTTACATATGATGTATTACTGCAAAAAGAGCAGCGACAGGATCAGAATGCAATGTATTCTCAACCTTTCACCAATTGGGTATATAGCCCTTTCAACAGAAGATGGGTCCCTATATTTTATCCTTCACAGTTCATGGGATACCAACAGGTAAACAGAACAGTAAATGAAGGTACACTTACAATATCCCTGATTGATGCTTCTACAGATAAAACCATCTGGCAGGGTTGGGCTAGTGACGAAGTCAATAGTAAAAAAATTACCGATAAAGATGTTCAGCCGGTAGTCAATGCGATCATTAAAAAACTTGAAAAAGAAAAAGCCGGCAAATAA
- a CDS encoding aminotransferase class I/II-fold pyridoxal phosphate-dependent enzyme, with translation MGNTKLSNLAETLIGSEIVKLGNAISERIRNGEKIYNFTIGDFDPKVFPIPQELEAAIIEAYQQHYTNYPTADGILELRQAVCAFIKKWEGIDYAPNEVQIASGGRPLIYTLFKTIVDKGDKVIYAVPSWNNNHYVHLTQGEHCVIECKVDNHFMPTVEQIKEHIKGATLLCLCTPQNPTGTTLSKDSLEAICDLILEENERRGDYDKKLYLMFDQMYWTLTYGETVHYNPVSLRPRMKEYTIFIDGISKVFASTGVRVGWALGPTEVIAKMKAILSHVGAWAPMAEQKAVAKYLVQNEAIERYLQDFKAEIEERLRRIHRGFMQLKAKGYQVDCVAPQAAIYLTVQLDLAGKKTAEGVLLESQADVTSYILAEAKIAVVPFHAFGAGSTSPWYRLSVGTCKKEEIDTMLGQLEAALAKLQ, from the coding sequence ATGGGCAATACCAAACTCAGCAATCTGGCTGAAACACTGATAGGTAGTGAAATTGTTAAACTGGGCAACGCTATCAGTGAGCGTATTCGTAACGGAGAGAAGATCTACAACTTTACGATAGGAGACTTTGATCCGAAAGTATTTCCCATTCCCCAAGAATTAGAAGCAGCCATTATTGAAGCCTATCAACAACACTATACCAACTATCCAACTGCTGATGGTATTCTTGAGCTGCGCCAGGCTGTTTGTGCATTCATCAAAAAATGGGAAGGCATTGATTATGCACCCAACGAAGTGCAGATTGCATCAGGCGGCCGCCCTTTGATCTATACCTTATTCAAGACAATTGTTGATAAAGGCGATAAAGTGATCTATGCTGTTCCTTCCTGGAACAATAACCACTACGTACATCTTACCCAAGGTGAGCATTGTGTGATTGAGTGTAAAGTGGACAATCACTTCATGCCAACAGTAGAACAGATCAAAGAACATATCAAAGGCGCTACCCTGCTTTGCTTGTGTACACCTCAAAACCCAACAGGTACTACACTAAGCAAGGATTCACTTGAAGCGATTTGTGATTTGATCTTAGAAGAAAATGAGCGTAGAGGTGATTATGATAAAAAACTCTACCTCATGTTCGATCAGATGTACTGGACCCTTACTTATGGTGAGACGGTGCATTACAATCCTGTTAGCCTGCGTCCACGCATGAAGGAATACACCATTTTCATTGATGGTATTTCCAAAGTATTTGCCTCAACAGGTGTGCGTGTGGGCTGGGCTTTAGGGCCAACAGAAGTAATTGCCAAGATGAAAGCCATCCTCAGTCACGTAGGCGCATGGGCACCAATGGCTGAACAGAAAGCTGTGGCCAAATACTTGGTACAAAACGAAGCCATTGAACGTTACCTGCAAGATTTCAAAGCCGAGATTGAAGAAAGACTACGCCGTATCCACCGTGGCTTTATGCAACTCAAGGCCAAGGGCTATCAGGTTGATTGTGTAGCGCCGCAAGCTGCTATTTATTTAACCGTTCAACTGGATTTAGCTGGTAAGAAAACTGCCGAGGGCGTATTGCTAGAATCGCAGGCTGACGTGACCTCTTATATTCTTGCTGAAGCAAAAATTGCTGTTGTACCCTTCCATGCATTTGGTGCGGGTAGTACCAGTCCTTGGTATCGCTTAAGCGTAGGTACTTGTAAGAAAGAAGAAATCGATACCATGTTGGGACAGCTGGAAGCAGCTTTGGCCAAACTGCAGTAA
- a CDS encoding enoyl-CoA hydratase/isomerase family protein, which yields MQEAYVHHTTVDGIATIEFYHPQKNSLPGDLLRELAATIQKAGADANTKVIVLRSGGEKVFCSGASFDELIAIENEAQGLRFFSGFAEVINAMRTVPQFIIARIHGKCVGGGVGVAAAADYAIAVQGADVKLSELAVGIGPFVVGPAVERKLGVSAFSQLAIDASMWRPAEWAKQKGLFAELHDTAEGMDDSINRLATTLAKSHPAAMQEMKQVFWKGTEDWDTLLLERAAISGRLILSEFSKNFIAAFKKKA from the coding sequence ATGCAAGAAGCATATGTACATCATACAACGGTAGATGGTATTGCTACGATTGAGTTTTATCATCCACAGAAAAATTCCCTACCCGGCGATTTACTACGCGAGTTAGCGGCTACCATTCAAAAAGCAGGTGCTGATGCTAATACGAAAGTGATTGTGTTGCGTTCAGGTGGTGAGAAAGTATTTTGCTCCGGCGCTTCTTTTGATGAATTAATCGCCATTGAAAATGAAGCACAGGGTCTGCGTTTCTTCAGCGGTTTTGCAGAAGTGATCAATGCGATGCGCACCGTACCTCAGTTCATCATTGCCCGTATCCATGGTAAATGTGTAGGTGGTGGTGTGGGTGTTGCTGCTGCTGCTGACTATGCGATTGCTGTGCAAGGTGCTGATGTGAAACTGAGCGAATTGGCTGTAGGTATTGGTCCCTTCGTGGTGGGTCCGGCAGTAGAACGGAAGTTGGGTGTATCTGCTTTTTCACAGTTGGCGATAGATGCATCCATGTGGCGCCCGGCGGAATGGGCTAAACAGAAAGGATTGTTTGCTGAATTGCATGATACTGCTGAGGGTATGGATGATTCTATCAACCGATTGGCAACAACTTTGGCGAAGAGTCATCCTGCTGCTATGCAGGAAATGAAACAGGTATTCTGGAAGGGTACCGAAGACTGGGATACGCTACTGCTGGAGCGCGCTGCCATCAGTGGCCGACTCATCCTAAGCGAGTTCAGTAAAAACTTTATTGCTGCTTTTAAGAAGAAAGCCTGA
- a CDS encoding ChaN family lipoprotein, whose protein sequence is MRAFIITILCLTGFAAIAQTDMQQHYKIYDTRTKQIIGIEQIVIAMADADVLFFGEEHNDSAGHYLEATIFKALHSVYGNKISLSLEMFETDGQLVLNEYLAGLIDESRMSKDLRLWSNYRDYRPMIEFAKANQLKVVAANPPRRYVTMVSRKGMASLDVLPKESRKLLPPLPYDTLTGRYREKFMDIMKGSPGSSSNSIYHSQSLWDAGMSYSIHRFLKENRGQKVLHCVGKFHSDEKLGTAAQLQLRNKKLRILNISCFSDKSFVNPNWESFSQLGDFVILTNPELKRTY, encoded by the coding sequence ATGCGCGCATTCATCATCACCATACTCTGTCTTACAGGTTTTGCTGCTATTGCACAAACAGATATGCAACAGCACTACAAGATTTATGATACTAGAACAAAACAAATCATCGGTATTGAACAGATTGTTATAGCGATGGCTGATGCAGACGTATTGTTCTTTGGTGAAGAGCATAACGACAGCGCAGGCCATTATCTAGAAGCAACAATCTTCAAAGCATTGCATTCAGTTTATGGCAATAAAATCAGTCTGAGCTTGGAAATGTTTGAAACAGACGGACAATTGGTATTGAATGAATACTTAGCCGGATTGATTGATGAATCGCGAATGAGTAAGGACCTGCGTTTATGGAGTAATTACAGAGATTATCGACCCATGATTGAGTTTGCAAAAGCCAATCAATTAAAAGTGGTTGCTGCTAATCCGCCACGCAGATATGTAACCATGGTAAGCCGTAAAGGCATGGCTTCACTGGATGTATTACCCAAAGAGTCTAGAAAACTCTTACCGCCATTGCCTTATGATACATTAACCGGTCGTTATCGTGAAAAGTTTATGGATATTATGAAAGGTAGTCCGGGCAGTAGCAGTAATAGTATTTACCACAGCCAGAGTCTGTGGGATGCAGGCATGAGTTATAGTATCCATCGTTTTCTAAAAGAAAATCGCGGACAAAAAGTATTGCATTGCGTGGGTAAGTTTCACTCAGATGAAAAATTGGGCACAGCAGCACAATTACAATTGCGCAACAAGAAGCTGCGCATCCTCAATATCAGTTGCTTCTCAGACAAAAGCTTTGTCAATCCAAATTGGGAAAGTTTCAGTCAGCTGGGCGATTTTGTCATTCTGACCAATCCTGAATTGAAACGCACGTATTAA
- the paaZ gene encoding phenylacetic acid degradation bifunctional protein PaaZ: MMKLENYILGKWITGDGDGQPLYHAVTGETIAAASTKGLNFADVLQYGRTKGGEALRKMSFQERGLMLRALALHLRNHLDKFYQISYKTGATKADSWIDIEGGIGNLFANASLRRKFPNESFALDGEGHMLGKQNTFMGHHLLVPKEGVAIHINAFNFPVWGMLEKIAVNLLAGVPAVVKPATVTSFLTEAVVREIANSGILPDGTLQLLCGSAGDLLDHVQSQDVVTFTGSASTGLMLKSHPKILSESVPFNMEADSLNCIVLGKDVEPGSADWDVFIKEVRKEMTVKCGQKCTAIRRIFVPEDKMEDVQIALGKALAQTTIGNPLNEKVRMGALAGQTQRNEVKEQVQKLLASSQLIYGSLDSVEVMDADAKSGAFISPLLLCNTNPFNSAAVHEVEAFGPVSTLMPYQHIDDAVTLAKMGKGSLVCSVVTSDTQIAKTFVLGAASYHGRIVVLNNACAKESTGHGSPLPLLVHGGPGRAGGGEEMGGARGVKHYMQRVAIQGTPDMITAISNQYQPYATGLHDGVHPFRKHFEELRIGDQLITEKRLITSEDIDRFAALSGDHFYAHKVNTDFSGTMFERQVAHGYFVMSAAAGLFVDGSELGPVLLNYGIDELRFTKPVYPGAEIHIRFTCKEKVPQEQKEANDIPKGIVKWYVEMIDETNEHVGVATILTMVKMKQA, translated from the coding sequence ATGATGAAACTAGAGAATTACATACTCGGAAAATGGATTACGGGCGATGGTGATGGTCAGCCACTCTATCACGCTGTTACAGGCGAAACCATTGCAGCCGCTAGTACTAAGGGATTGAATTTTGCAGATGTACTGCAGTACGGTAGAACCAAGGGTGGTGAGGCATTGCGCAAGATGAGCTTCCAGGAGCGCGGCCTCATGCTGCGTGCACTGGCTTTGCACTTGCGTAATCATCTAGATAAATTTTATCAAATCAGTTACAAGACTGGTGCTACCAAAGCAGATAGCTGGATTGATATTGAAGGCGGTATTGGTAATTTGTTCGCTAACGCATCGCTGCGCAGAAAATTCCCGAATGAATCTTTTGCCTTGGATGGTGAGGGACATATGCTGGGTAAGCAAAATACGTTTATGGGTCACCACCTCTTGGTGCCGAAAGAAGGTGTGGCCATTCATATCAATGCATTCAATTTTCCGGTGTGGGGTATGTTGGAAAAAATTGCCGTGAACTTACTTGCAGGCGTACCTGCTGTAGTGAAGCCAGCAACGGTAACATCCTTTTTAACGGAAGCAGTGGTGCGTGAGATTGCCAACTCGGGTATTCTGCCAGATGGTACATTGCAATTACTCTGCGGTTCTGCGGGTGATTTGTTGGATCATGTGCAGTCGCAGGATGTAGTCACTTTCACCGGTTCTGCTTCTACAGGTCTAATGTTGAAATCACATCCAAAAATTCTGAGTGAATCCGTACCCTTCAACATGGAAGCAGATTCCTTGAACTGTATTGTGCTGGGCAAGGATGTGGAGCCGGGTAGTGCCGATTGGGATGTGTTTATCAAAGAAGTGCGCAAAGAGATGACGGTTAAGTGCGGACAAAAATGTACGGCCATCAGAAGAATTTTTGTGCCGGAAGATAAAATGGAAGATGTACAGATTGCATTGGGTAAGGCTCTGGCACAAACCACCATCGGTAATCCACTGAATGAGAAAGTACGCATGGGTGCTTTGGCCGGACAAACACAACGTAACGAAGTGAAAGAGCAGGTGCAGAAATTGCTCGCCTCTTCTCAACTCATTTATGGTTCATTGGATAGTGTAGAAGTGATGGATGCTGACGCAAAGAGTGGTGCGTTTATCAGTCCACTTTTATTGTGCAACACCAATCCCTTCAACAGTGCAGCCGTGCATGAAGTAGAAGCGTTTGGTCCCGTAAGTACTTTGATGCCATATCAACATATCGATGATGCTGTAACGTTGGCCAAAATGGGTAAGGGCTCGTTGGTGTGTAGTGTGGTGACGAGCGATACACAGATTGCGAAAACATTTGTATTGGGTGCCGCATCATATCACGGCAGAATTGTGGTATTGAATAATGCCTGTGCAAAAGAGAGCACGGGTCATGGTTCACCTTTGCCTTTGCTGGTGCATGGTGGTCCGGGCCGTGCAGGTGGCGGAGAAGAAATGGGTGGTGCACGTGGTGTAAAACATTATATGCAGCGTGTCGCTATTCAGGGAACACCGGATATGATTACTGCCATCAGCAATCAGTACCAGCCTTATGCAACGGGTCTGCACGATGGGGTACATCCATTCAGAAAACATTTTGAAGAATTGCGTATCGGTGATCAGTTGATTACAGAAAAGCGGTTGATTACTAGTGAAGACATTGATCGTTTTGCTGCTTTGAGCGGAGATCATTTCTACGCGCATAAAGTCAATACTGATTTCAGCGGTACTATGTTTGAGCGTCAGGTAGCACATGGTTATTTTGTGATGAGTGCTGCTGCGGGCTTATTTGTGGATGGTTCTGAATTAGGCCCGGTATTGCTGAATTATGGTATTGATGAATTGCGCTTCACCAAGCCCGTCTACCCAGGCGCAGAAATTCATATTCGTTTTACTTGTAAAGAGAAAGTGCCACAGGAGCAAAAAGAAGCGAATGATATTCCAAAAGGTATTGTGAAGTGGTATGTAGAAATGATTGATGAAACCAATGAGCATGTGGGTGTAGCCACCATTCTCACTATGGTTAAAATGAAACAAGCTTAA
- a CDS encoding DUF2490 domain-containing protein: protein MKQVQLLMLSIFCWGIVTAQKTVNQEHMFWTSVNSTIRFSDRWGLMADVHMRRNNFIADPGFYFIRVGAYHWLNQQTILSAGYGHMWLAPGVAGRQNFVNENRLHEQIQYNSKWGKLQIVQRVRLEQRWQEKVVNDVRTGQTRFTNRLRLLWSFSYPISKKPFTPSLVLADELLVQHGKEIVYNSFDQNRLFFGMRQALSKEWSFDIGYMQVYQQRLSGNVYDLNHTMRLFFYYNADWRKKHAPVTNLHDGN, encoded by the coding sequence ATGAAACAGGTTCAGCTGCTGATGCTATCCATTTTTTGTTGGGGAATTGTTACAGCACAAAAAACGGTGAATCAGGAACACATGTTTTGGACTTCCGTGAACAGCACAATTCGCTTCAGTGATCGTTGGGGCTTGATGGCGGATGTACACATGCGCAGAAATAATTTCATCGCTGATCCGGGCTTTTATTTTATACGTGTTGGTGCCTATCACTGGTTGAATCAGCAAACCATTTTATCTGCGGGTTATGGGCATATGTGGCTGGCGCCAGGTGTTGCAGGCAGACAGAATTTTGTGAATGAGAACCGACTACATGAACAGATTCAGTACAATAGCAAATGGGGCAAACTACAGATTGTACAGAGAGTAAGATTGGAACAGCGCTGGCAGGAGAAAGTGGTGAATGATGTGCGCACGGGACAAACCAGATTCACCAATCGCCTGCGTTTATTATGGAGTTTCAGTTATCCCATCAGTAAAAAGCCGTTTACACCATCGCTTGTATTGGCCGATGAACTGTTGGTGCAGCACGGTAAGGAAATCGTGTATAATAGTTTTGACCAGAATCGCTTATTCTTTGGAATGCGACAAGCTTTGTCAAAAGAATGGAGTTTCGATATTGGCTATATGCAAGTATATCAGCAAAGATTATCTGGCAATGTGTACGACCTGAATCATACCATGCGTCTCTTCTTTTATTATAATGCTGACTGGCGTAAGAAACATGCACCGGTGACGAACCTGCATGATGGTAATTAG
- a CDS encoding pentapeptide repeat-containing protein yields the protein MAEQYFTDQTFTQAEYTKQGLAKGEYENCVFKQIDLSGADLSHSHFIDCRFEHCQLSNAKLFKTVLRDVVFNDCKLTGLVFSDCDGFLFSAQYIQCQLQYASFQQMKLKQHVFQNCQLQDADFTEADCSGVDFSGADLSRTIFHQTNLEGANFSTALHFSIDPEQNRLKKAVFSPDNLEGLLDKYQLKMKRG from the coding sequence ATGGCTGAACAATATTTCACAGACCAAACTTTTACGCAAGCTGAGTACACCAAGCAGGGATTAGCAAAAGGCGAGTATGAAAACTGCGTATTCAAGCAGATTGATTTATCTGGCGCTGATCTTTCGCATAGTCACTTTATTGATTGTCGATTTGAACATTGTCAGCTCAGCAATGCCAAGCTGTTTAAAACAGTGTTGCGGGATGTGGTCTTCAACGATTGTAAACTAACCGGACTGGTCTTTAGCGATTGCGATGGATTTCTCTTCAGTGCGCAGTATATCCAATGTCAATTGCAATATGCCAGCTTTCAACAAATGAAGCTGAAGCAGCATGTTTTTCAGAATTGTCAGTTACAAGATGCAGATTTTACTGAAGCCGATTGCAGCGGCGTTGATTTCAGTGGTGCTGATTTAAGCAGAACCATTTTCCATCAAACCAATTTGGAAGGCGCCAATTTCAGCACAGCCCTACACTTTAGCATTGATCCGGAACAAAACAGATTGAAGAAAGCTGTTTTCTCTCCTGATAATTTAGAAGGATTACTGGATAAGTATCAATTGAAGATGAAGCGGGGGTAG
- a CDS encoding META domain-containing protein, translating into MKKLTTIFLLSILSYTGWTQKSPTGKWELSELTGAAKPLKEIFRNKMPTLMIDAANKHFSGNNGCNQIHGNLRIKKDTLRFDSNMASTMMACPGRGEQYFNATLFDVNRYVISNHELIFYKDQKELMRFRSIK; encoded by the coding sequence ATGAAAAAGCTTACTACAATTTTCTTGCTCTCAATACTTAGTTACACAGGCTGGACGCAAAAGAGCCCAACAGGTAAATGGGAACTATCTGAACTCACAGGTGCAGCAAAACCATTGAAAGAAATTTTTCGCAATAAAATGCCCACACTGATGATAGATGCAGCAAACAAACATTTCAGTGGCAATAATGGGTGTAACCAAATTCATGGTAATCTGCGCATCAAAAAAGATACACTCCGTTTTGATAGTAATATGGCATCTACCATGATGGCTTGTCCCGGACGTGGAGAGCAATATTTTAACGCCACACTATTTGATGTAAATCGATATGTCATCAGTAATCATGAATTGATTTTCTATAAGGACCAGAAAGAATTAATGCGCTTTCGCAGTATTAAATAA
- a CDS encoding adenylate kinase: MLNIILFGPPGSGKGTQSERLIEKYGLKHLSTGDLLRSEIAAQTPLGMEAKNLMDKGQLVPDEVVIGMISTALENNPQAKGFLFDGFPRTEAQSEALDKLLKLKQTEILVVLALEVSEEELVKRLLNRGLTSGRSDDTNESVIRARIAEYHKKTSAVADYYSRFDKVVKVPGEGSIDEIFNSLCSEIEARLS; encoded by the coding sequence ATGCTGAATATCATTCTGTTTGGCCCCCCCGGCAGCGGAAAGGGAACACAAAGCGAGCGACTCATTGAAAAATATGGGCTGAAACATCTCTCCACCGGCGATTTGCTACGCAGCGAAATAGCCGCCCAGACCCCATTGGGTATGGAAGCCAAAAACCTCATGGACAAAGGCCAACTGGTACCCGATGAAGTGGTGATTGGTATGATCAGCACGGCACTGGAAAACAATCCCCAAGCCAAGGGTTTCTTATTCGATGGTTTCCCTCGTACAGAAGCACAGAGCGAAGCATTGGATAAACTGCTGAAACTGAAGCAGACAGAAATCCTGGTGGTACTGGCTTTGGAAGTGAGTGAAGAAGAATTGGTGAAGCGATTACTCAACCGCGGACTCACCAGCGGCCGCAGCGATGATACCAATGAATCGGTGATTCGCGCCCGTATTGCTGAATACCATAAGAAGACTTCTGCCGTGGCAGATTACTACAGCCGCTTCGATAAAGTAGTAAAAGTACCCGGCGAAGGCAGCATTGATGAAATATTCAATAGCCTGTGCAGCGAAATTGAAGCAAGACTGTCTTAA
- the msrB gene encoding peptide-methionine (R)-S-oxide reductase MsrB, which produces MKMKTIICTALATILFSSCYSQSNTNKKMSESKQNNPVYSRTDSSKVVLSDDQWKKMLSPEVYYIARQKGTERPWTSKFENFKEVGTYYCAACGNPLFKSDTKFDSGCGWPSFYEPISKGAIIYTPDNSHGMVRTETQCGRCKAHLGHVFEDGPPPTGLRYCINGVVLDFEKAKEAEKKYQEQKKG; this is translated from the coding sequence ATGAAGATGAAAACCATCATCTGTACAGCACTGGCAACCATCCTGTTCAGCAGCTGTTATTCTCAAAGCAATACCAACAAGAAAATGAGCGAGTCAAAACAAAACAACCCCGTATACTCCAGAACAGATAGCAGTAAAGTGGTGCTGAGTGATGATCAGTGGAAGAAAATGCTCTCTCCTGAAGTGTATTATATCGCCCGACAGAAAGGCACTGAAAGACCCTGGACCAGCAAGTTTGAAAACTTCAAGGAAGTAGGCACTTACTATTGTGCTGCCTGCGGCAATCCTTTGTTCAAGAGCGATACCAAGTTCGACAGCGGTTGCGGCTGGCCCAGCTTTTACGAACCCATCAGCAAGGGTGCCATTATTTATACGCCGGATAATAGCCACGGCATGGTGCGCACAGAAACACAATGCGGCCGATGCAAAGCGCATTTAGGTCATGTATTTGAAGATGGTCCACCACCAACAGGTTTGCGTTATTGCATCAATGGTGTGGTGTTGGATTTTGAAAAAGCCAAGGAAGCAGAGAAGAAATATCAGGAGCAGAAGAAAGGATAA